The genomic window AATTCGACGTAATTCTCGCCAACGCCGGTTCGCAGAAAATCAAAGTGATTAAGGTCGTGCGCGAACTGACCAGTTTGGGCTTGAAGGAAGCGAAAGACCTGGTTGACGGCGCTCCTAAACCGGTGAAGGAAGGCGTATCCAAGGAAGAAGCCGAATCCGTCAAAGCCAAATTGGAGGAAGTCGGCGCGGTCATCGAAATCAAGTAACTCGTATGCCTATTCCCTCTCTCTTTGGGAGAGGGTTAGGGTGAGGGAGTAGTAGGTTATTTCCATTCTACCCTCTCCTAACCTTTAGAATTCGTTATAAGAAAAAGGCGGGGCGTTGCATTGAACGCTCCGCATTTTTTGTTCTTTCCTTTCGAGAGTAGAATATCTCGTTCCCTTTTTTTTTACTGACCGTTGACCGCTGACCACTGATTCCATGGGTGGTTACACCCTCATGATTTTTTCATATAACTTTTCGGCGGTTTGGGTGGAGATACCCTAAATGCTTGCCGATATGAAGAGAATG from Candidatus Omnitrophota bacterium includes these protein-coding regions:
- the rplL gene encoding 50S ribosomal protein L7/L12; amino-acid sequence: MASEKIEQILEAIGNLTLLEAKELADAFEEKFGVTAAMPMAGFPMMAGGEGAGAAAVEEKTEFDVILANAGSQKIKVIKVVRELTSLGLKEAKDLVDGAPKPVKEGVSKEEAESVKAKLEEVGAVIEIK